One genomic region from Quercus robur chromosome 4, dhQueRobu3.1, whole genome shotgun sequence encodes:
- the LOC126722710 gene encoding uncharacterized protein LOC126722710, producing MSSSQSLKNIDINVYFGGPLYNPEGIDGFPFRGEGIECYYMMLRRKLKTLTDLKRKIMDELKLNPAWYDIKIIYRYPQEVLHERINYGYMAIKEDKHVKMMFNRIQKMSQVNAAELYVSLEASVDNSTEVVQETSTALQFTTLDNGCTTMGGYAMGGYTLPSQDYVANTGETLYSQETHLEEEDEDEDEDHAANDNINNDDMDQYEERIEQGDFENDVDEHEVVPNFEEENMEYHDEGDADDDDIGVQHDTDTTVGYRAPADSFYANTWEDMVDPSLLQIPFLCTWQDGMHFCKGLTFANKAAVKRALIIYAAKDNRNFSIQRSSTTQLCAACVDDNCKWYVGAYMKSKLNGLWMVTSYVGPHSCIPFGLRRDGRMMDSNFVASEIVGRLRKKHTATIDELWEIIRTKYDHELSYYKVWDAKQKAIAKIFGDWEESYQRLRKLLLAYLDQDSGTQYSYHTIPKPLEGTTLLRYVYWAFAPCIAAFQYCRPVISIDGTHLYGKYKGVLMIAMATDANQKVLPIAFAVVDKESGASWGWFLECLRTSIERVIENKDICIISDRHKGIKCAIREWPRGQDGREQVYHRYCLRHVASNFNTHFDNPTLKALALKAGYATHDAKFVSIMQTIKEAEINLLRGVDPTDRRIIRYMPYTYLMSEDVDKWTQSHDGGRRYGAMTTNISECFNGVLKGARGLPIAAMVEFTFFKLVAYFHDRHKQITSDLSRGKVWSDYAMEIYNKNEQKIAGHTLRNYNHAEDIYQVVTPYNDHRAGGGNHSHDVRIFDRTCGCGKWQNLKIPCSHAIKVLKGLHLDAPSYIDPCYSLNNAILTYSHNFVVPKSESLWTDVRGPRWVPDPQLLRAKGRPTMSRIRNEMDGVRRERGSRREDPELREIQPRQRCRMCHQEGHNRRCCPNSHGASTSGSAMN from the coding sequence GTTCACAATCTTTGAAGAATATTGACATAAATGTATACTTCGGTGGACCCCTTTACAATCCTGAAGGGATTGACGGATTTCCATTTAGAGGGGAGGGTATTGAATGCTACTACATGATGTTACGTCGTAAGTTGAAGACGTTGActgatttgaagaggaaaataatggACGAATTGAAATTGAACCCTGCTTGGTATGACATCAAGATTATTTATCGTTACCCACAAGAAGTTCTTCATGAACGGATAAATTACGGGTATATGGCGATTAAAGAAGATAAACATGTAAAGATGATGTTTAATAGGATCCAGAAAATGTCCCAAGTAAATGCTGCTGAGTTGTATGTAAGTTTGGAGGCGAGTGTAGACAACAGTACTGAGGTGGTGCAAGAAACATCTACGGCTTTACAATTTACAACCCTAGATAATGGATGCACTACAATGGGAGGGTATGCAATGGGAGGTTATACGCTCCCATCTCAAGATTATGTTGCAAATACTGGTGAAACCCTCTACTCTCAAGAGACACATTTAGAggaggaagacgaagacgaagacgaagatcaTGCTGCGAATGATAACATAAATAATGATGATATGGATCAGTACGAAGAGAGGATTGAGCAAGGTGACTTTGAGAACGATGTGGATGAGCATGAAGTCGTTCCtaattttgaagaggaaaatatggagtaccatgatgaaggtgatgcagatgatgatgatattggtGTCCAGCATGATACAGATACGACCGTTGGCTACAGAGCTCCTGCGGACTCATTCTACGCAAATACTTGGGAAGATATGGTTGATCCTTCACTTCTTCAGATAccatttctttgtacttggcaagatgggatgcatttttgtaaagggttgacttttgcaaataaagCTGCGGTGAAGCGTGCATTGATAATATACGCAGCAAAGGATAATAGAAATTTCTCCATCCAAAGGTCGAGCACAACTCAATTGTGCGCCGCATGTGTTGACGACAACTGCAAGTGGTACGTTGGGGCATACATGAAGTCTAAATTGAATGGTCTGTGGATGGTCACGTCTTATGTGGGTCCACACAGTTGTATACCCTTTGGGCTGCGAAGAGACGGTAGAATGAtggattctaattttgttgcatCAGAAATTGTGGGAAGATTGCGAAAAAAGCACACTGCTACTATTGATGAGCTTTGGGAGATCATACGTACTAAGTATGATCATgagctttcttactataaagTATGGGACGCAAAACAGAAGGCAATTGCTAAGATTTTTGGGGATTGGGAGGAGTCTTACCAAAGGTTGCGAAAGTTGTTGTTGGCATACTTGGATCAGGATTCGGGTACCCAGTATAGCTATCACACCATACCTAAGCCATTAGAAGGTACTACGTTACTGCGCTATGTATATTGGGCATTCGCTCCATGCATTGCTGCATTCCAGTATTGCAGGCCAGTGATCAGTATTGATGGAACTCATTTATATGGTAAATACAAAGGGGTATTGATGATTGCAATGGCAACGGATGCTAATCAAAAGGTTTTGCCTATCGCCTTTGCTGTTGTGGATAAGGAGTCAGGGGCtagttgggggtggtttttAGAGTGTCTCAGGACTTCGATAGAGCGTGTTATTGAAAACAAGGACATTTGCATTATTTCTGACCGACATAAAGGTATCAAATGCGCCATTCGAGAGTGGCCTAGAGGGCAAGACGGAAGAGAACAGGTATATCATcgatattgccttcgacatgttgctagcaacttcaacacacACTTTGATAACCCGACTCTAAAGGCATTGGCCTTGAAAGCTGGATATGCGACTCATGATGCTAAATTTGTGTCCATAATGCAAACCATTAAAGAGGCCGAGATTAATTTACTGAGGGGTGTAGACCCTACTGATCGCCGGATTATACGTTATATGCCATACACATATCTAATGAGTGAGGATGTAGACAAATGGACCCAGTCACATGATGGTGGAAGACGTTacggggcaatgacaaccaatatcTCTGAGTGCTTTAATGGGGTTCTTAAAGGTGCCCGCGGTTTGCCCATTGCTGCAATGGTTGAGTtcactttttttaaacttgttgcATATTTCCACGATCGACATAAACAAATTACTTCTGATCTCTCTCGAGGTAAGGTGTGGAGTGATTATGCAATGGAGATCTATAACAAAAATGAGCAGAAAATTGCAGGACACACTCTGAGGAATTATAATCATGCAGAGGATATATATCAAGTGGTTACCCCGTATAACGACCATAGAGCTGGAGGGGGAAATCACAGTCATGATGTGCGCATATTTGATAGAACATGTGGTTGTGGAAAGTGGCAAAACTTGaagatcccttgttcacatgcaattaaagttCTTAAAGGTCTGCATCTCGATGCGCCCAGCTATATTGACCCATGTTACAGTCTGAACAACGCCATTCTCACATATTCACATAattttgtggtgccaaagtcAGAGTCATTATGGACAGACGTTCGCGGACCACGGTGGGTGCCTGACCCACAATTGTTGCGGGCCAAAGGTCGTCCTACGATGTCAAgaataaggaatgaaatggatggGGTACGGCGAGAACGGGGAAGCCGGAGGGAAGATCCGGAGTTGAGGGAGATTCAACCGAGGCAACGATGTAGAATGTGTCATCAAGAGGGGCATAACCGTAGATGCTGTCCCAATTCCCATGGGGCTTCGACAAGTGGTAGTGCTATGAACTAG
- the LOC126722711 gene encoding 26S proteasome regulatory subunit 8 homolog A-like: MFHIVYNLTIERKYVVDIDKNIDITKITPSTRVALHNDSYVLHLILPSKVDPLVNLMKVEKVPDSTYDMIGGLDQQIKEIKEAVYTESGMFALWERRVDVTQEDFEMVVAKVMKKETEKNMSLRKLWK; the protein is encoded by the exons ATGTTTCATATTGTTTACAATCTTACAATTGAACGGAAATATGTTGTTGACATTGATAAAAATATCGATATCACCAAGATAACTCCATCAACAAGAGTTGCTCTCCATAATGACAGTTATGTGCTTCATTTAATCTTGCCAAGCAAAGTTGATCCATTGGTCAACCTCATGAAAGTTGAAAAGGTTCCAGATTCCACATATGACATGATTGGCGGTCTTGACCagcaaattaaagagataaaggaG GCTGTGTACACAGAATCTGGGATGTTTGCTCTGTGGGAGAGGAGGGTTGATGTAACACAAGAAGATTTTGAGATGGTAGTGGCAAAGGTAATGAAGAAGGAGACTGAGAAAAACATGTCATTGCGGAAGCTATGGAAGTAG
- the LOC126723919 gene encoding shaggy-related protein kinase alpha-like: protein MRLLDHPNAVSLKHCFFSTTEKDELYLNLVLEYVPETVHRVIKHYNKLNQRMPLIFVKLYTYQIFRALSYIHRCIGVCHRDIKPQNLLLILSANNI from the exons ATGCGCCTTCTTGACCACCCAAATGCTGTCTCTTTGAAGCACTGTTTCTTCTCAACCACTGAAAAGGATGAACTTTACCTTAATTTGGTGCTTGAGTATGTTCCTGAAACAGTTCATCGTGTGATCAAACACTACAACAAATTGAATCAAAGGATGCCACTGATATTTGTGAAACTTTATACATACCAG ATCTTTAGGGCCTTATCATATATTCATCGCTGCATTGGAGTATGTCATCGGGACATTAAACCTCAAAACCTTTTG TTGATTCTATCAGCAAACAATATATGA